In the Arachis hypogaea cultivar Tifrunner chromosome 20, arahy.Tifrunner.gnm2.J5K5, whole genome shotgun sequence genome, ctcctccaccgcCGGAGCTCCGGCGTCACCGGCGGCCTCCGTCATTGATGCCGCTGCCTCCGCCACCCCGATCTCCCTCTCCCCCGCCGAGGTCGCCGGCGACGAGGACGTTGTCGTCGTTGCCGCCGCCGAGGAGGAGGAAGATGGAAACGGGACTGTACAGTTTAAGGGTTCCGTTGACACTTTTTCTTATTCTTCGTTAACAGATGCAAGCAAAACCATTCATGCCGGTACCttatccttcttttcttttttcccccCAAGAATCCAAGATTAATGaattaattaatgatttgatATTCTTAATTAATGTTGTTATTTTAGTTAAGAGAACAACTAGGGAACCAaaagctaattattttaattaacaaaaggtgtttcatttattatttttttgttttccagcTGAAAGGTTAGGTCGGGGCATTGTGACTGATGCTATTACGACCCCTGTAGTGAACACTTCTGCATACTTCTTTAAGAAAACCGCTGATCTCATTGATTTCAAGGTACTAAATCTTTCTTTTGAAGCATTAAATGAAGTTTGGTTTTATCTGATCTATGAACATGGGAAGTTTGTAAATGATGCAAAATTATCGTGTGGATTTTCAGATTTTGTTATTCATACCTTATAATCTTATATGTATGTCTGTAGAGTTGTATATTTCGTGATTGAATCAATTTATGCTATATTTCTGTATATATGATTGGTGGTCATTTCATTTGTCTTTTAGGAAAAACGCCAAGTTAGTTTTGAATATGGACGCTATGGAAACCCAACTACCGTGGTTTTGGAGGAGAAGATAAGgtttgtatttgatttttgttgACAGAGATTCTTGTTTTCGTAATTTTGTTAACATTGAATGTTGAATGTGAAACACATCAACTATACCGTAGAATTTTGTTAGAGCAAGGGCTGGTGCTTAACATGATAGATGTCACAGAACAAGAGGTTTCTGTTTCTCAAGTAGTATAAGAATTTCACTCCATTCCTATCATCTGGTTTTTTAATTGTGACGAGGATCTAATGGGGTTTCTTGATGCCTTCTTTCAACCAGTGCACTGGAAGGTGCTGAATCAACTTTGATCATGGCATCAGGCATGTGTGCCAGCACAGTCCTGCTGATGGCACTGGTGCCGGCTGGTGGACATCTGGTGACCACCACAGATTGCTACAGGAAGACTAGGATTTTCATTGAAACCATCCTTCCAAAGATGGGAATTTCTGTAAGTGATTAGTTTATTTGGTTGTTTTATTGTCTTCTGTTTGTATTGGAAATGGTTTCTTGTTATTGAAAATTGCTAAAGATTTGTTGAACAACTTGAGGGGGAAATTAGTGTTTCACTTCCCTTTATGCAAAGTTCTGTGCTTCCTTCGTAATTCACACTATATTCTTTTCCCGAACTTTTTCTGTGAGGGGAAATGCATAGAGTTCTGACTTTGAAATGTGGATTGAGAATGAAACTAtcattggtttctgattgagcaGGCCACCATAATTGATCCTGCTGATGTTGGTGCCTTGGAATCTGCATTGGAACAGCacaatgtgagtggtgaagagagtatTTAGTTTCCGTTTAAGAGATTTCTTTGTAATTGATAAGCAGTATTGAGTTTAGAAGGTATTATATGAATGTGCAGGTTTCATTGTTCTTCACTGAGTCTCCTACAAATCCATTCCTCAGATGTGTTGATATTAAGCTGGTTTCAGAGCTCTGCCACAAAAAAGGCGCTCTGGTCTGCATTGATGGTACATTTGCCACACCGTTGAACCAGAAGGCCCTTGCCCTTGGAGCTGATCTTGTGGTGCACTCTGCAACTAAGTACATTGCTGGACATAATGATGTAAGTCAGCCTTATATTTAAAATGTTGTTTGAAGCCCCTTCCCTCCCACCATCTTTTCTCTCCATTCCTCCTTCCTTTTTCTTACAAAAAACACTTAAAGGAAGTTGCAGATTATACAATCCATAGTTTATTTATTCATAGTGGAGCATTGAAGAATATCTTGGTGTGTTGATTTAGGTCCTTGGTGGTTGCATAAGTGGTCCCGATAAGTTGGTTTCACAAATTCGTAATTTGCATCATGTTTTGGGTGGTACTCTTAATCCAGTGAGTCATTCTACTACTACAAACCTCTTTCTTAACTCTCTGCTGGTTTGTTATGCAATTTTGTCTGTGTGGAAGGTTATATTACTAGATTGTGTTGTAATCTTAATGCAACATGTTTTCAATGTACAGAATGCTGCATACCTAATCATTAGAGGCATGAAAACGCTGCATCTTCGTGTACAGCAGCAGAATTCAACAGGGTTGAGGATGGCCAAAATTTTAGAGGCACATCCCAAGGTACCTGTTACCTGCAACTTGCTTGTATTTATAATCTGCTTTTGGCAAACAAGTATTTAGATTTTCTAAATTAGTCTGTGCTTGAGATTTTAAGCACATCCATGGTTGAACTATACTATCAAACTTTTTTTCCCCTATCCGTCAAAGTTACATTTATTTTTTCTGTATGTTGTTCATGATGACATTTTCTCCTATATATATACTATAATGGTAATGTACATGTTTGTACTTTGTAG is a window encoding:
- the LOC112782319 gene encoding cystathionine gamma-synthase 1, chloroplastic isoform X1; this encodes MAVSSCSKVFSSSPFECRSDPDFSAPPPRFENLRSRCRLETASFRSLSLSLSPSLIFRFPPNFQRQLSTKARRNCSNIGVAQIVAASWSNNSPSSSSTAGAPASPAASVIDAAASATPISLSPAEVAGDEDVVVVAAAEEEEDGNGTVQFKGSVDTFSYSSLTDASKTIHAAERLGRGIVTDAITTPVVNTSAYFFKKTADLIDFKEKRQVSFEYGRYGNPTTVVLEEKISALEGAESTLIMASGMCASTVLLMALVPAGGHLVTTTDCYRKTRIFIETILPKMGISATIIDPADVGALESALEQHNVSLFFTESPTNPFLRCVDIKLVSELCHKKGALVCIDGTFATPLNQKALALGADLVVHSATKYIAGHNDVLGGCISGPDKLVSQIRNLHHVLGGTLNPNAAYLIIRGMKTLHLRVQQQNSTGLRMAKILEAHPKVKCVYYPGLPSHPEHELAKRQMTGFGGVVSFEIDGDLMTTIKFVDSLKIPYIAPSFGGCESIVDQPAIMSYWDLPQSERAKYGIHDNLVRFSFGVEDFEDLKDDILQALEAI
- the LOC112782319 gene encoding cystathionine gamma-synthase 1, chloroplastic isoform X2 — its product is MAVSSCSKVFSSSPFECRSDPDFSAPPPRFENLRSRCRLETASFRSLSLSLSPSLIFRFPPNFQRQLSTKARRNCSNIGVAQIVAASWSNNSPSSSSTAGAPASPAASVIDAAASATPISLSPAEVAGDEDVVVVAAAEEEEDGNGTVQFKGSVDTFSYSSLTDASKTIHAAERLGRGIVTDAITTPVVNTSAYFFKKTADLIDFKEKRQVSFEYGRYGNPTTVVLEEKISALEGAESTLIMASGMCASTVLLMALVPAGGHLVTTTDCYRKTRIFIETILPKMGISATIIDPADVGALESALEQHNVSLFFTESPTNPFLRCVDIKLVSELCHKKGALVCIDGTFATPLNQKALALGADLVVHSATKYIAGHNDNAAYLIIRGMKTLHLRVQQQNSTGLRMAKILEAHPKVKCVYYPGLPSHPEHELAKRQMTGFGGVVSFEIDGDLMTTIKFVDSLKIPYIAPSFGGCESIVDQPAIMSYWDLPQSERAKYGIHDNLVRFSFGVEDFEDLKDDILQALEAI